AGAATacatcataagaaaaaaatcagccccCGCGCGTCGGCCGTGCCGAGCCGGCCGGCCGGCCTGGCTCCCCTCCTCGGCCCCGACGGGCGGGCGGACTGCCCTGAggaggcggggaggggagggccgGCCGGCGGGCGACGATGCCGAACTTCTGCGCTGCCCCCAACTGCACGCAGAAGAGCACGCAGTCCGACTCGGCCTTCTTCAGGTTCCCACGGGACCCGGCCAGATGCCAGAAGTGGGTGGAGAACTGTAGGAGAGCAGACTTAGAAGATAAAACACCTGATCAGCTAAATAAACATTATCCATTATGTGCCAAACATTTTGAGACCTCTATGATCTGTAGAACTAGTCCTTATAGGACAGTTCTTCGAGATAATGCAATACCAACAATATTTGATCTTACCAGTCATTTGAACAACCCACATAGTAGACACAGAAAACGAATAAAAGAACTGAGTGAAGACGAAATCAGGacactgaaacagaaaaaaattgatgaaactTCTGAGCAGGAACAAAAACATAAACCAACAATAGCAACGCTCAGAACCCCAGTGAAGAAGAGGGTGAAGGGCAAGATGAGGACATTTTACCTCTAACccttgaagagaaggaaaacaaagaatacCTAAAATCTCTATTTGAAATATTGATTCTGATGGGAAAGCAAAACATACCTCTGGATGGACATGAGGCTGATGAAATCCCAGAAGGTCTCTTTACTCCAGATAACTTTCAGGCACTGCTAGAGTGTAGGATAAATTCTGGTGAAGAGGTTCTGAGAAAGCGGTTTGAGACAACAGCAGTTAACACGTTGTTTTGTTCGAAAACACAGCAGAGGCAGATGCTAGAGATCTGTGAGAGCTGTATTCGAGAAGAAACTCTCAGGGAAGTGAGAGACTCACACTTCTTTTCCATTATCACTGATGATGTAGTGGACATAGCAGGGGAAGAGCACCTACCTGTGTTGGTTAGGTTTGTTGATGAATCTCATAACCTAAGAGAGGAATTTATAGGCTTCCTGCCTTATGAAGCTGATGCAGAAATTTTAGCTGTGAAATTTCACACTTTGATAACTGAGAAGTGGGGATTAAATATGGAGTATTGTCGTGGCCAGGCTTACATTGTGTCTAGTGgattttcttccaaaatgaaaGTTGTTGCTTCTAGACTTTTAGAGAAATATCCCCAGGCTATCTACACACTCTGCTCTTCCTGTGCCTTAAATACGTGGTTGGCAAAATCAGTACCTGTTATGGGAGTATCTGTTGCGTTAGGAACAATTGAggaagtttgttcttttttccatcGATCACCACAACTGCTTTTAGAACTTGACAacgtaatttctgttctttttcagaacAGTAAAGAAAGGGGTAAGGAACTGAAGGAAATCTGCCATTCCCACTGGACAGGCAGACATGatgcttttgaaattttagtgGAACTCCTGCAAGCACTTGTTTTATGTTTAGATGGTATAAATAGTGACACAAATGTTAGATGGAATAACTGTATAGCTGGCCGAGCATTTGTACTCTGCAGTGCAGTAACAgattttgatttcattgttacTATTGTTGTTCTTAAAAATGTCCTATCTTTTACAAGAGCCTTTGGGAAAAATCTCCAGGGGCAAACTTGTGATGTCTTCTTTGCAGCTGGTAGCTTGACTGCAGTACTGCATTCACTCAACGAAGTGATGGAAAATATTGAAGTTTATCATGAATTTTGGTTTGAGGAAGCCACAAATTTGGCAACCAAACTTGATATTCAAATGAAACTCCCTGGGAAATTCCGCAGAGCTCACCAGGGTAACTTGGAATCTCAGCTAACCTCTGAGAGTTACTATAAAGAAACCCTAAGTGTCCCAACAGTGGAGCACATTATTCAGGAACTTAAAGATATATTCTCAGAACAGCACCTCAAAGCTCTTAAATGCTTGTCTCTGGTACCCTCAGTCATGGGACAACTCAAATTCAATACGTCGGAGGAACACCATGCTGACATGTATAGAAGTGACTTACCCAATCCTGACACGCTCTCAGCCGAGCTTCATTGTTGgagaatcaaatggaaacacaGGGGGAAAGATATAGAGCTTCCATCCACCATCTATGAAGCCCTCCACCTGCCTGACATCAAGTTTTTTCCTAATGTGTATGCATTGCTGAAGGTCCTGTGTATTATTCCTGTGATGAAGGTTGAGAATGAGCGATATGAAAATGGACGAAAGCGTCTTAAAGCATATTTGAGGAACACTTTGACAGACCAAAGGTCGAGTAAGTTGGCTTTGCTTaacataaattttgatataaaacACGACCTGAATTTAATGGTGGACACGTATATTAAACTCTATACAAGTAAGTCAGAGCTTCCCACAGATAATTCTGAAACTGTGGAAAATACCTAAGGGACTTTTAAAAACAGGCTTTCTTATATTTGATACTTGGAAGAAAAGCCGTAAGGTGTATGTAGGCCACTTAATCACTAAATATCTTTGCCTATAGGACTCCATTGAATACATTAGCCATTGGTAATCTACCTGTTTAAATGGCCCCTGTTTTTGAACTCTCATGCTTTGAAGACCTAACTGTCCTTCCAGAAGAGAACATTGAAAGTGCCATGTTTCCTTCTGTGTGATCTCTGTTGACGGCACTCTGGAATTGTTTTAGTTAAGTCATTTTAGACATAACATTTATTATCACTGTGGATCTCTACTTGTTGGGTGTTAtgaattctttgaagaaatatattttgaagaagtgtgggaggaaggaatacattttataaaatggtatagtgAGGCCCACAATTGATCTTTGACTAATAGGAGTTTTAAATGTGCTAAAAATCTATACTGGACAGTTACAAGAAATTACTGGAGAAAAGCTTGCGAGCTCGCCAAACAAGGATTTCAGTGTAGATTTTGTCTTTCTCGAACTTAAAGGAACAAATGACAAAGTTTGAATGGAAAGGCCTGCTGTTGTTCCACATCTCATTGTTGCTGTTTACATTCCTTTCTGGAGCCTACATCTTCCTAAGCTTTTTAGCAGGTATATGTTGAACACTTCTGTTTCATGGTTGAGACAGAATCAGAGGCCATGGATACTGACAActgatttgtctgtttttttctgtctttttccatGACACTTATCTACTGCCTCATCTTGATTTATAAGCAAAACCTGGAAAacctacaaaaataaatgttgttgtttatctagaaaaatatggaaaatattgctgttatttttggtgaagaaaatcaattttgTATAGTTTATTTCAatctaaataaaatgtgaattttgtttaaaaaaaagaaaaaatcagaaatactttgaggaaaaaaaaagtaaaacagtaacCAAATTTTATGAGACATTGTAAAAACAGTGCTTAAAGGAAATTTTATGGTTGTAAGCACCTgtactaaaaagaagaaagatctcaatttaGTGATCTAACCTTCTactttatgaaatttaaaagagaagaacaaaaaataaattcaagaaaaacagaaagaaggaaatattaaggaatgaaaataaataatataacaaatgGAAAGtgatagagaaaatcaacaaagcccAAAAttggtgttttgaaaaaattagtaaGGTTGGCAAAACTTAGACtgatcagttaaaaaaaaaaaaaaaaaaagaaattattaaaatcgGGAAGGAATGATGTGGCATCAGCACCAACCTTACAGAAGTAAAAAggattataataaaataccttaaCAATTGTATGCTAACAAATTAGGTAACCTACATAATAAAAATACCCTCCCCATGTAAAATTTCCTAAACTAAAGTTAAAAATGATTGAAACCAactcaagaagaaattaaaaatcggAATAAGCCTACAACAAATAAAGACGATAAATTAGAACCAAAGTTTTCGAACAAAGAAAATTCTAGGACTAGATGGTTTCAcgggtgaattctaccaaacatttaaggaagaaattcaCATTCCTTGACAATCTgttccaaaacaaaaaagtaaaggtAACACTCTTCAATTCATCTTATGAGGTCAGTATTACTCTAAtactaaaaacagacaaatatatcACATGAAAGCTATAGACCAATCATTGTTATACTATTGAGGCCTAGATACCCAACTAAACACTCAAATAACAAtttaagcaaaatagaaaaatgattgcAAACAATATTAAAGCCAGATGAATCTCAAGAATCCAAAGTTGATTCAATAATATAAAAGTCAAATAGTATAATCATCATATTAATATTATGAGGTATAATACCACATAATCTTTTCCATAGACACCAAAAAATTAGACCAATTTCAACatcattttatgataaaaaatactcaacagaCTAGAAATCTAAGACAATGTTCGTGTTCTGATAAAGGACATCTACAAAAAGCCCACAGAAAACAATTAATGGTAGGATACTGACAGCTTTTCTCCTAACATGGTGAAGAAGACAAGGATCTTCATCTCactacttctatttaacatattGAATGTTCTATTCAGGGAAAttagggaaaataaatataaatcattcagATTAGAAAAGAATTACAactatctatttttaaatggcatcttatatatatattatatatacataatccTAAGGAATTTACAAAAATACACCCTATTAGAGTGAACAAATAAGTTCAGGATGTTTTcaaggtacaaaaaaaaaatatttttttaaatatacaatggCATTAAATATTCccaaaataagtaagaaaataattacatttataatagcatcataataaaaaattatttgaaaatagttttcacAAAATTATGCAAGACTTTTTCAGTAAAAACTATAGAACATCATTGAAATAACTTAtggaagacctaaataaataagaaaatatttcatgttaaaataacatttttgaattgaaataatatttttaagatgtcagTAACCTGAAATTGTCCTACAGATTCAATACAGCTCTTATCAAAATACAAACTGCCTTTTGCGTACATTAACAAGTTGATAATTCATGTGAAAATTGAGAGATGTAAAACAgccaaaacaatttgaaaaaaaaaaaatcagtgtttgcATCGTCAAATTACTCTCTTTCAGAAACAAGTTGGGATACTCAGAAGCAAGTAAAACtaacataaatacatagatatacatCAATAGAAGAGGAATAAGAATCTCGTGATAACCTTACATCAACAGGAAACTCACTTTCAAGAAGGGTGATAACAACTCAGTGagttcaataaaatattggctttTCAGCAGATGgagttgagaaaactggatatccatatgccaAAGAATAAATTGGGTCACCTACTTCACAACATATGCAAAACTTAACTTAGAATACATAATTGACCTACATGTAAGAGCTAAAGTTTTAAAGCTCtttaagttaagaaaaaaatctgtgctgCAAATGACAcaccatcaaaaaataaaaaggcaaccaACAGAATGTAATACGTATCTAATAAAATATCTAGTATCCagaacacataaaaatgtataatttgacaataaaaatacaaatatccaaATTACTTATTTGTTAGAGGATTTGAATAGATATATCTCTAAAGAAGCTATACAAATGATCAATAAGCACATACATACATGTTCATTATCTTTAGTTATCACAGAAATCCAAGCTAAAAGCCCAATGAGATATTATATCTCTACACTAGGCTGACTGtaatgaaaaagacaaacaatatcAAGTATTGGcaaaaaatgtggagaaattggaaccctcatatatGGCTAGAGGAAAGGTAAAGTATAGCTGCTTTTGGAAATGGTTTGACAGTATCTCAGAAAGTTGAACATGGAGTTACTATATGATTAAGCAATTtcacttttaggtatatacccaggatATATAAAAACCTGTATTCACACAAAATTGGTAcctaaatgttcatagcagcattattcatcatagccaaaatgcataaacaacataaatgcccattatttgttgaatggataagcaaaatgtggtacgTCCATACAATGGAGTTTATTTATGTATAAGGGAAGAAAGTACTAATGCTGCACCATAGATAAACCTAAAAACATGATGTTAAAAGATAGAATCTAGACACAAAAGtacacatattgtataattttagCTAGTAGTTTTCAGGAGCTATATGGAGTAAGGAGTAACACATGACTGCGAATAAGTATGGAAGTTTTTGTGGGAAAatataaatgttctaaaattagatctTAATTAATATTGCATAATTTTATGAATATAGTAGTCAATAACATTGCACATATTAAATTTGTGAATTATATAATATGCAATTTCTATTTCAATAAAGTTTAACAATAGAGGTCAAATAAAGCTTTTTGTAATTGACAAAAGTGGAgagaaatacatgaataaatctgtggtaaaaatgaatttcttttagacaattaaaagaaaacatataccagagaaaaaaaattggatctataaaatgaaggtatATGGATTGTcagatataataaatatgttagtaaatatattagttttttatttttaattctgattaAAAAACTATTGCCttatgaagtaaaaataataagaaagtgtATATGTAAAATGTACGACTAAAACAACATAAaggatagaaacagaaaatagaagatttttttttaagtttcagacTTGGGCCACCAAAATTATGGCTGGATAAGAGACTCTTAACTATTCCTCCTTCCATGTATACACTGAATAAACATCTACACATGGATAAATATCCTCTAAGAGAAACTCAAATACTAGTTGACAGACTGCTGCATACTGACCAACTGAGATGTCCACATCAAAATGGGTAGAAAAAGCTGAGCCACATTTTTACTCAAACTCCATCCCAGGCACAGCACTTGACAATGAGGAAGGAATTCACAACTCTAAGGTTCTCCTTGAGACATAAAAAGTGTGAATCACACAGAGCACCCCAACTTTTATAACCTCCACTAGAGAGTCTGGCTCTCAAATTACCTAGCACTGAAAGTAAAAATATCTCAACAGTTGCGAGTCCCCCTAGACCACGGAGAACAAAATGTGGCTTTAGGTGGGTATGCAATTCCAAAAGCTGTACCCCTGAAAACAGTGCAGATAAATTGGGCTAAAACGCCTATATCCCAGTTTTACCCTGGGAGGGGTCTGTCTGCCTACTTTTCCAGTCATTGCTCAAAAATGGAGTTTTGAACAAGACTGACTTTGGGGTGCAATGAGGCAGATAAACAATAGGCCTCTAGGAGCCTAAACAAGAATGTGGACACACTTCTCTTGACTATTGCTCCACCACTTACCTTCAATAAATCCAGGTATGCAAAGTCTCCTTAAAAGGAGATTGTGTACACATTGAATGGACCAACTTATAAAAGTTGGAGCTATAAAGCTCCTACATAAGGGCTTGTCTCCTCAATCACCTAGTTCTGGGAATTGATGGGCCTCTGCATTCATAAGTCTCCCTATATTATGAAGACCAAAATGGTGAGTTTTAAATAGATGTGCAAACATTTCCAGTGGCCATCTCCCTGGGCTTTGAGGGTGGTCTGAAAAACAATGGAAGTAAGTAAGAAAGAATTACAACATACCTCCAAAAACCCAATTTTTCCAAATGGCATCTCCAAATACTGGCTTCTATCTCACCTGTCTTAGGATAATGACAGAATTTCACACAACCAAATATCCTGGGAGTCACTGGAAAAAGATAGCAGTTGGGATAAGcataaaaatttaagaagcacCCAGAATCTCTAGTAAGCTCGTTTGTGATGACCATTGCCTACAAAAGAAAAGTCAGTGTGACAAGGATAGAAgatattgctttattattttatgtacagACAACAACACAGAttcaaggaaaatgaagaaacaggggAAGATTAATATGTTccaaataaaagaacaagatacATCTCCAGAAACTGAATCTAATACGATaaagatagataataaaataaagatagttAATgcattagggttctctagagggacagaactaaatatatatatagtatataatatataaatacattataatataattttatatattacatataatatataaatataatatataatatatataatattatatattatacatttatatataatataaatgtatgtataattatatataatatacaaatgtgtatatatacataaaattatatacattatatataaatgtgtgtatatagagagagaaagagtgggaCCTAGTGATTGTgtaatacttaataaaataatatgtgtgtATGATTTTATTAAGTATTACTCACACAATCAGTaggtcccacaacaggctgtctgtaagctgaggagcaaggagagccagtctgagtcccaaaactgaagaacttggagtccgatgtttgagggcaggaagcatctagcacagGAGAAACATGTAGGTTGTAAGGCTAGGCCAGTCTATCcgtttcatgtttttctgcctgctttatattctggctgcactggcagttgattagatggtgcccacccagattaagggtgggtctgcctttcccagcccactgactaaCATGTTAATTGttttttggcaacaccctcacagacacactcaggatcaatactttgcatccttcaatccagtcaagtcgATACCCAATATTAACCATCACTGGTATAATTTGCCCAACAGATAATTCAAAAGAATGTTTATAGCTATGCTCACTGAACTCAGAAGAGCAAAGCATGAACCAACTAATAATTTCAGTAAAGAGGTaggtaatatgaaaatataaaaaaacaactGAAGAATGCAATAACATAACTTCAAAATAAATAGAGGGATTCCATATCAGATtaaatcaagtagaagaaaggaacaGTGAACTCAAAAACAGGTTATTAGAAATCATTTAATCTGAgagcaaaaaatttgaaaagttaagAAGGCCTAGGGGACTTATGGGACATCATCAAGTAGACTAATATAAGCAATTTCAAGTCTCAGAAAacgaagagaagagaaaaaaaaaagaaaaattattcaaataaattatgaCTGGAAACAGttcaaacctgaaaaaaaaaaatagaaattcaggTCCAGGAATCCAGAGATGAATCCAAAGTGACTGATACTAAGACACATTATAACAAAATTGGGAGAAATTAAAGTCAAAAAGATAATTCTGAAAGTAGCAAAAGAAAAGTGATTAAACACAAGGGAAGATTTATAATATTGTTACCGGGGGATCCTTGCTCTCAATATGATCTGTGAATTTTTCAGTAGAAATAATACAGGTTAGAAAAAAgtgagataatatattcaaagtgctgaaagaagaaaaacaaccctAGCAACCAAGAATATTCTACCAACAAACATGTTCTTTATTAATTAAGGAGAGATAAAAACTTTCACAGACATCAGCTGAGGGAAtttatcaccactagacctgcctcaCAAAAAGTGCTACATGAAGTGCATCAAGTTGAAATGTCAAGATACAAAACAGCAACATGAGAGCAAAAGAAAGTGTGACACTGGttggcaaaggaaaaaatattgatGACAAAAATTTAGTGTTATAAAAGTGGTGAGTGAATCTACTGTAATCCTACTATAAaaactgaaagacaaaaatattaaaacaactgTAACAAAATTATTATAATGTATACACACTATACAGGGTTGAAAATTGTGACATAAACAGAATATACTGTAAGTAAAATAGATGTAAAAGAACTAAGTCTGAATGCaagaaaaattatgttgtttTCAGCTTAAAGTTAACTTGTAACcataatataatttatgtaagCCCCTTGGTAACAACAAAGAAACTAGTTACTGTAattacccaaaagaaaaaaatacaagaatcaaAACCTAGTAATGCAAAAGGAAAAGCACCACAACACAAAATAAGACAGCAACAAAAGCTACGAGGGACAAAGCAATcacaagacaaacaaaaaacagataacaaaatggcaatagtaaatccttatcaataattttaatgtaaatggcCTTGACATAGGATTTAAGATAGGTGACTAGAAGCATCTATTACTTGTCTCTTTTACAAAGAAGGTATCTAAAAGTAGATCATCACAATTTGAATAGATTACCTGAGAGAGAATGCTGGCTGCTACTTCCAAGGCTGAAGCATGAGCCCTTGGTAATGACTCCTGGTAGTAGAGCCACCACATATTTTAAAGCACCCTGAGGAGAGGTTGCCTTGCTTTTAACTACCACTAGGGGTCCAAGCATGCACTCCTCAACTGCCTGTTTTTAGATGCTGTCACTGAAATCAACCTTGCCCTCCCCAGCAGCAGAGTCATAACACAACCACTGCTCCTCCCACCTAAGCATTTTACAAGGAGCCTGGAAATTACCTGACCCAGGCAGGCTTACCACAACCAGCACCAGCATGAACCACTGGGGAACCTGAGGTCAAGTCTACCAAGCTGAGCTCTACCCAAGCCCCAGTACCCAAGTATGTCATCCAAGGGCTACAccagctataaaataaaatataaaataaaataataaaataaataacctagGAATAATTTTAACCGAaaagaaatacctaggaatacatttaatcaAGAAGGTAGAAAATCTTGCTAAGGAAACCTACacaactctgatgaaagaaattaaagagaaaacaaatcagcAGAAAGACATTCCAGGCACATGGATTGGatgaattaacattgttaaaataactatactacccaaagtgatctacagattcaatgcaactcctatcaaaataccaatgtcatttttttcacagaaatagaaaaagaagttggaaaatttatatggaacctgAACAGACcctaaatagccaaagctatcttaggcaaaataaacagaactggaggcatcatactacctgacttgaATATATGTCACAAAGCCACagcaacaaaaacagcatggtagtgtcattataaaataacatgtataaaAATAGGACATAATagtgaacacagaaataaattaatgtacTTACAATCAACCCATCTTTTGTAAAGGTGCAAAGAACATGCACAGAAGGAAGGACAGTGTATGTATGGTTCtgtgaaaatgaaatgtttgtatacagaagaatgaaactagatccccaCATTTCACTACATACAAAGATcaactcaaaattaattaaagactTAGAcgtaaaaccaaaataaataattggcctaggcaaagactttatgactaagaACTCAAAGGCAtaggcattaaaaaaatagaaaaatgggactatattaaactaaaaagtttctgtatGGCAAAGGAAAATATCAACAGGGTGAACAGAACACCTATTAAATGGTAGACTACGTCTTAAAAATGTtaatctgacaaaggattaatatccagaatataccaAAAATTTAAACGGCttaacagtaaaacaaaacaaaacaaaaccaagaattCTCATTAAGAAGTCGGCAAAgtatctaaatagacatttctcaaaaggagaatgTATTAGTTTGTCCTCACA
This portion of the Macaca thibetana thibetana isolate TM-01 chromosome X, ASM2454274v1, whole genome shotgun sequence genome encodes:
- the LOC126945779 gene encoding LOW QUALITY PROTEIN: 52 kDa repressor of the inhibitor of the protein kinase-like (The sequence of the model RefSeq protein was modified relative to this genomic sequence to represent the inferred CDS: inserted 1 base in 1 codon), which codes for MPNFCAAPNCTQKSTQSDSAFFRFPRDPARCQKWVENCRRADLEDKTPDQLNKHYPLCAKHFETSMICRTSPYRTVLRDNAIPTIFDLTSHLNNPHSRHRKRIKELSEDEIRTLKQKKIDETSEQEQKHKXNNSNAQNPSEEEGEGQDEDILPLTLEEKENKEYLKSLFEILILMGKQNIPLDGHEADEIPEGLFTPDNFQALLECRINSGEEVLRKRFETTAVNTLFCSKTQQRQMLEICESCIREETLREVRDSHFFSIITDDVVDIAGEEHLPVLVRFVDESHNLREEFIGFLPYEADAEILAVKFHTLITEKWGLNMEYCRGQAYIVSSGFSSKMKVVASRLLEKYPQAIYTLCSSCALNTWLAKSVPVMGVSVALGTIEEVCSFFHRSPQLLLELDNVISVLFQNSKERGKELKEICHSHWTGRHDAFEILVELLQALVLCLDGINSDTNVRWNNCIAGRAFVLCSAVTDFDFIVTIVVLKNVLSFTRAFGKNLQGQTCDVFFAAGSLTAVLHSLNEVMENIEVYHEFWFEEATNLATKLDIQMKLPGKFRRAHQGNLESQLTSESYYKETLSVPTVEHIIQELKDIFSEQHLKALKCLSLVPSVMGQLKFNTSEEHHADMYRSDLPNPDTLSAELHCWRIKWKHRGKDIELPSTIYEALHLPDIKFFPNVYALLKVLCIIPVMKVENERYENGRKRLKAYLRNTLTDQRSSKLALLNINFDIKHDLNLMVDTYIKLYTSKSELPTDNSETVENT